A window from Citrobacter amalonaticus encodes these proteins:
- a CDS encoding SymE family type I addiction module toxin has translation MTIEAGSPEIAIIRPFRRLKVSYVRKRHEDPKTGNTRRYSRHASLTINGDWLEQAGFPTGTLVNVAVMQGKLVIEQVREEQAG, from the coding sequence ATGACTATTGAGGCTGGCAGTCCTGAAATCGCTATCATCAGGCCGTTTCGTCGTTTAAAGGTGAGCTATGTCAGAAAGCGCCATGAAGATCCAAAAACCGGCAACACGCGCCGCTATAGCCGGCATGCGTCGTTAACCATTAATGGCGACTGGCTGGAACAGGCGGGTTTTCCGACCGGCACCCTTGTCAATGTGGCGGTAATGCAGGGGAAATTAGTGATCGAACAGGTGAGAGAGGAACAGGCCGGATGA
- a CDS encoding 6-phospho-beta-glucosidase has protein sequence MAVFPQGFLWGGALAANQAEGAYREGGKGLTTVDMIPHGEHRMPVKLGQEKRFQLRNDEFYPSHQAIDFYHRYKDDIALMAEMGFTVFRTSIAWSRIYPNGDELTPNEEGIAFYRSVFAECKKYGIEPLVTLCHFDVPMHLVTEYGSWRNRKMVEFFTRYARTCFEAFNGLVKYWLTFNEINIMLHSPFSGAGLVFEEGENQDQVKYQAAHHELIASALATKIAHEINPQNQVGCMLAGGNFYPYSCKPEDVWTALEKDRENLFFIDVQARGAYPAYSARVFREKGVVIEKAPADDAILKNTVDFVSFSYYTSRCASAEMNTKNSSAANVVKSMRNPYIQVSDWGWGIDPLGLRITMNMMYDRYQKPLFLVENGLGAKDEIDADGHINDDYRISYLREHIRAMADAIEDGVPLMGYTTWGCIDLVAASTGEMSKRYGFVYVDRDDAGNGTLARTRKKSFWWYKKVIASNGQDLA, from the coding sequence ATGGCTGTATTTCCGCAAGGATTTTTATGGGGCGGCGCACTGGCCGCCAACCAGGCTGAAGGCGCATACCGGGAGGGCGGCAAAGGGCTGACCACTGTCGATATGATCCCGCACGGCGAGCATCGCATGCCGGTCAAACTGGGACAGGAGAAACGTTTCCAGCTGCGGAATGATGAATTTTATCCCAGCCATCAGGCGATCGATTTTTACCATCGCTATAAGGACGATATCGCCCTGATGGCGGAAATGGGCTTCACCGTCTTTCGCACCTCGATTGCCTGGAGCCGTATTTATCCCAACGGCGACGAACTGACGCCTAACGAGGAAGGCATTGCCTTCTATCGCTCGGTGTTTGCCGAGTGCAAAAAGTACGGTATTGAACCGCTGGTTACACTGTGCCACTTCGACGTGCCCATGCACCTGGTTACCGAATACGGCTCCTGGCGTAATCGCAAGATGGTGGAGTTTTTCACCCGCTATGCGCGTACCTGTTTTGAAGCTTTTAACGGGCTGGTGAAATACTGGCTGACCTTCAATGAAATCAACATCATGCTGCACAGCCCGTTCTCCGGCGCGGGGTTGGTGTTTGAAGAGGGGGAAAATCAGGATCAGGTGAAATATCAGGCCGCGCACCATGAGCTGATTGCCAGCGCGCTGGCGACGAAAATCGCCCATGAGATTAACCCGCAGAACCAGGTGGGCTGCATGCTGGCGGGCGGTAATTTTTATCCGTACTCCTGCAAACCGGAAGATGTCTGGACAGCGCTGGAAAAAGATCGTGAAAACCTGTTCTTCATTGACGTACAGGCGCGCGGCGCATATCCAGCTTACTCTGCCCGTGTGTTTCGTGAAAAAGGTGTGGTGATTGAGAAAGCCCCGGCAGATGATGCAATCCTGAAAAACACCGTCGATTTTGTCTCTTTCAGCTATTACACGTCGCGCTGCGCGTCGGCTGAGATGAACACAAAGAACAGCAGTGCCGCGAACGTGGTGAAGTCAATGCGCAACCCGTACATCCAGGTCAGCGACTGGGGCTGGGGGATCGACCCGCTTGGACTGCGCATCACGATGAATATGATGTACGACCGCTACCAGAAACCGCTGTTCCTGGTGGAAAACGGTCTCGGGGCAAAAGATGAAATCGATGCCGATGGCCACATTAATGACGATTATCGTATTAGCTATTTGCGCGAACACATCCGTGCGATGGCTGACGCCATTGAGGACGGCGTGCCGCTGATGGGTTACACCACCTGGGGCTGTATTGATCTGGTGGCCGCGTCGACGGGTGAGATGAGCAAACGGTACGGGTTCGTCTATGTCGACCGCGATGATGCCGGCAACGGTACGCTTGCGCGAACGCGTAAAAAATCGTTCTGGTGGTACAAAAAAGTGATCGCCAGCAACGGCCAGGATCTGGCGTAA
- a CDS encoding respiratory chain complex I subunit 1 family protein: MSVLYPLIQALVLFAAAPLLSGVTRVARARLHNRRGPGVLQEYRDLLKLLGRQSVAPADAGWVFRLTPFVMVGVMLTIATALPVVTVGSPLPQLGDLITLIYLFAIARFFFSIAGLDTGSPFTAIGASREAMLGVLVEPILLLGLWVAAQVAGSTHISNITDTIYHWPAARSIPLILALCACAFATFIEMGKLPFDLAEAEQELQEGPLTEYSGSGFAVLKWGISLKQLVVLQMFVGVFLPWGQMETFSAGGLLLALVIAIIKLLVGVLVIALFENSMARLRFCATSRVTWAGFGFAFLAFVSLLVA, translated from the coding sequence ATGAGTGTTTTATATCCGTTAATTCAGGCGCTGGTGTTATTTGCCGCTGCGCCGCTGCTATCCGGCGTGACCCGCGTGGCGCGTGCCCGTCTGCACAATCGCCGCGGTCCTGGTGTATTGCAGGAGTATCGCGACCTGCTCAAACTGCTGGGCCGTCAGAGCGTCGCGCCAGCGGATGCTGGCTGGGTCTTTCGTCTGACGCCGTTTGTGATGGTGGGCGTTATGCTGACCATCGCTACCGCGCTGCCGGTGGTAACCGTGGGTTCACCGCTGCCGCAACTGGGCGATTTGATCACGTTGATTTATCTGTTCGCTATTGCCCGTTTCTTCTTTTCTATCGCGGGACTTGATACCGGCAGCCCGTTCACAGCGATCGGTGCCAGTCGTGAAGCGATGCTCGGCGTGCTGGTGGAGCCGATCCTGCTGCTGGGACTGTGGGTCGCTGCGCAGGTTGCGGGTTCCACCCATATCAGCAATATCACCGATACGATCTATCACTGGCCAGCAGCCCGCAGCATTCCGCTGATTTTGGCACTGTGCGCCTGTGCGTTCGCCACATTTATCGAAATGGGCAAACTGCCGTTCGATTTGGCGGAAGCGGAGCAGGAATTGCAGGAAGGGCCGCTGACCGAATACAGCGGCAGCGGTTTTGCGGTGCTGAAGTGGGGCATTAGCCTGAAACAGCTGGTAGTACTGCAAATGTTTGTCGGCGTGTTCCTGCCGTGGGGACAGATGGAAACGTTCAGCGCAGGTGGACTGTTGCTTGCGCTGGTGATCGCCATCATCAAGCTGCTTGTCGGCGTACTGGTTATTGCCCTGTTTGAAAACAGCATGGCGCGTCTGCGTTTTTGCGCCACCTCACGCGTGACCTGGGCCGGTTTTGGGTTTGCGTTTTTAGCGTTCGTCTCCTTGCTGGTGGCGTGA
- the hycA gene encoding formate hydrogenlyase regulator HycA, with product MTIWEISEKADYIAQRHRRLQDQWHIYCNSLVQGITLSKARLHHAMSCAPDKDLCFVLFEHFRITVTMAEGFNSHTIEYYVETKDGEDKQLIAQAQLSIDGKVDERVSNREREQVLEHYLDKIASVYDRLYAAVESGSPINLSQLVARQNPAA from the coding sequence ATGACTATTTGGGAAATAAGCGAAAAAGCCGATTACATCGCGCAGCGGCATCGTCGCCTACAGGACCAGTGGCATATTTACTGCAATTCGCTGGTTCAGGGGATCACCCTGTCGAAAGCGCGTCTGCACCATGCGATGAGCTGCGCGCCGGATAAAGATCTCTGTTTCGTACTGTTCGAACACTTTCGCATCACCGTCACGATGGCGGAAGGCTTCAACAGCCACACCATTGAGTATTACGTCGAAACAAAAGATGGCGAAGATAAGCAACTGATTGCACAGGCGCAATTGAGCATTGATGGCAAAGTGGACGAGCGGGTCAGCAACCGTGAGCGTGAGCAGGTGCTGGAACACTATCTCGATAAAATCGCCAGCGTTTATGACCGACTGTATGCCGCTGTTGAAAGCGGGTCGCCGATCAATCTGAGCCAACTGGTGGCGAGACAAAATCCGGCGGCCTGA
- the hycB gene encoding formate hydrogenlyase subunit HycB → MNRFVIADSTLCIGCHTCEAACSETHRQHGLQSMPRLKVMLNEKESAPQLCHHCEDAPCATVCPVNAINRVDGAVQLNESLCVSCKLCGIACPFGAIEFSGSRPLHIPANANTPKAPPAPPAPARISTLLDWVPGVRAIALKCDLCSFDEQGPACVRMCPTKALHLVNNMDIARASKRKRELTFNTDFGDLSLFQQAQSGEAK, encoded by the coding sequence GTGAATCGTTTTGTAATTGCTGACTCCACGCTCTGTATCGGCTGCCACACCTGCGAGGCCGCCTGTTCAGAGACGCATCGCCAGCACGGCCTACAGTCTATGCCGCGCCTGAAAGTGATGCTGAATGAAAAAGAATCTGCGCCGCAGCTTTGCCACCACTGTGAAGATGCCCCTTGCGCCACCGTGTGTCCGGTTAACGCCATTAACCGGGTGGATGGCGCCGTACAGCTTAATGAAAGCCTGTGCGTGAGCTGCAAACTGTGCGGCATTGCCTGTCCGTTTGGTGCGATCGAATTTTCCGGCAGCCGTCCGCTGCATATCCCGGCCAACGCCAATACGCCTAAAGCACCACCAGCGCCACCGGCACCGGCTCGCATCAGTACGCTGCTGGACTGGGTTCCGGGCGTGCGTGCCATCGCGTTGAAATGCGATCTGTGCAGTTTCGATGAACAAGGCCCGGCCTGCGTACGGATGTGTCCGACGAAAGCTCTGCATCTTGTGAACAACATGGACATCGCCCGCGCCAGTAAACGGAAACGTGAGCTGACTTTCAATACTGACTTCGGCGATCTCTCCTTGTTTCAGCAGGCTCAGAGTGGGGAGGCAAAATGA
- the hycG gene encoding formate hydrogenlyase subunit HycG codes for MSHLLGPRDANGIPVPMTVDESIASMKASLLKNIKRSAYVYRVDCGGCNGCEIEIFATLSPLFDAERFGIKVVPSPRHADILLFTGAVTRAMRSPALRAWQSAPDPKICISYGACGNSGGIFHDLYCVWGGTDKIVPVDVYIPGCPPTPAATLYGFAMALGLLEQKIHARAPGELDDQPAEILHPDMVQPLRVKVDREARRLAGYRYGRQIADDYLRQLGQGEHQVARWLEAESDPRLTEIVTHLNQVVEEARIR; via the coding sequence ATGAGCCATTTATTAGGTCCGCGTGACGCAAACGGTATTCCGGTACCGATGACGGTGGATGAGTCCATCGCCAGCATGAAGGCGTCATTACTGAAAAACATCAAGCGTTCAGCCTATGTTTACCGCGTGGACTGCGGCGGCTGTAACGGCTGTGAAATTGAAATTTTCGCGACCTTATCACCATTGTTTGACGCCGAACGCTTCGGTATCAAAGTCGTACCGTCGCCGCGTCATGCGGACATACTGCTATTCACCGGCGCGGTTACCCGTGCCATGCGCTCCCCGGCGCTGCGTGCCTGGCAGTCTGCGCCCGATCCGAAAATCTGCATCTCTTACGGCGCCTGCGGCAACAGCGGCGGTATCTTCCATGACTTGTACTGCGTCTGGGGCGGCACTGACAAAATTGTGCCGGTGGATGTGTATATTCCAGGATGCCCGCCGACGCCTGCGGCAACGCTGTACGGCTTTGCGATGGCGCTGGGCCTGCTGGAGCAGAAAATTCATGCTCGTGCACCGGGAGAACTGGACGATCAGCCAGCGGAAATCCTGCATCCGGACATGGTGCAGCCGCTGCGTGTGAAGGTCGATCGCGAGGCGCGTCGACTGGCCGGTTATCGCTATGGGCGTCAGATTGCGGATGATTACCTGCGTCAACTCGGCCAGGGTGAACATCAGGTGGCGCGCTGGCTGGAAGCGGAAAGCGATCCGCGCCTGACCGAGATTGTCACGCACCTGAATCAGGTTGTCGAAGAGGCGCGAATCCGATGA
- the hycE gene encoding formate hydrogenlyase subunit HycE codes for MSEEKVGQQYLAALHQAFPGVVLDEAWQTRDQLTITVKVNYLPEVVEFLYYKQGGWLSVLFGNDERQLCGHYAVYYVLSMEQGTKCWITVRVEVDANKLEFPSVTPRVPAAVWGEREVRDMYGLIPVGLPDERRLVLPDDWPDELYPLRKDSMDYRQRPAPTTDAETYEFINELGDKKNNVVPIGPLHVTSDEPGHFRLFVDGENIIDADYRLFYVHRGMEKLAETRMGYNEVTFLSDRVCGICGFAHSTAYTTSVENAMGIVVPERAQMIRAILLEVERLHSHLLNLGLACHFTGFDSGFMQFFRVRETSMKMAEILTGARKTYGLNLIGGIRRDLLKEDMIQTRQLAQQMRRDVQELVDMLLSTPNMEQRTVGIGRLDPEIARDFSNVGPMVRASGHARDTRADHPFVGYGLLPMTVHSEQGCDVISRLKVRINEVYTALNMIDFGLDNLPGGPLMVEGFTYIPHRFALGFSEAPRGDDIHWSMTGDNQKLYRWRCRAATYANWPTLRYMLRGNTVSDAPLIIGSLDPCYSCTDRMTVVDVRKKKSKVVPYKELERYSIERKNSPLK; via the coding sequence ATGTCTGAAGAAAAAGTTGGTCAACAATACCTTGCCGCACTGCACCAGGCGTTTCCTGGCGTGGTGCTGGACGAAGCCTGGCAGACCCGGGATCAACTGACCATCACCGTGAAGGTCAACTATCTGCCGGAAGTGGTCGAATTCCTCTACTACAAGCAGGGCGGATGGCTCTCGGTGCTGTTTGGCAATGATGAACGCCAGCTGTGTGGTCATTACGCGGTGTACTACGTGCTGTCGATGGAGCAGGGTACCAAATGCTGGATCACGGTACGTGTTGAAGTTGATGCCAATAAGCTGGAATTCCCGTCCGTTACGCCGCGCGTGCCGGCTGCCGTCTGGGGCGAGCGCGAAGTGCGCGACATGTACGGTCTGATCCCGGTCGGTCTGCCGGACGAACGCCGTCTGGTGCTGCCGGATGACTGGCCGGACGAACTCTATCCGTTGCGTAAAGACAGCATGGATTATCGTCAGCGCCCGGCACCGACCACCGATGCGGAAACCTACGAGTTCATCAATGAACTGGGTGACAAGAAAAATAACGTGGTGCCGATTGGCCCGCTGCACGTCACTTCGGATGAACCGGGACACTTCCGCCTGTTTGTTGATGGCGAAAATATTATCGACGCTGATTACCGCCTGTTCTATGTCCATCGCGGCATGGAAAAACTGGCGGAAACCCGGATGGGCTACAACGAAGTCACCTTCCTGTCGGATCGCGTTTGCGGGATCTGCGGCTTCGCCCACAGCACCGCGTATACCACCTCCGTTGAAAACGCGATGGGCATCGTGGTGCCGGAACGCGCGCAGATGATCCGCGCCATTCTGCTGGAGGTGGAGCGTCTGCACTCCCATCTGCTGAACCTCGGTCTGGCCTGTCACTTCACCGGTTTTGACTCCGGTTTTATGCAGTTCTTCCGCGTACGCGAAACCTCCATGAAGATGGCGGAGATCCTGACCGGGGCGCGTAAGACTTACGGTCTGAACCTGATCGGCGGGATTCGTCGCGATCTGCTGAAAGAGGACATGATCCAGACCCGTCAACTGGCGCAGCAGATGCGTCGCGACGTGCAGGAACTGGTGGATATGCTGCTCAGTACGCCGAACATGGAACAGCGCACCGTGGGAATTGGTCGTCTGGATCCAGAGATTGCGCGTGATTTCAGTAACGTTGGGCCGATGGTTCGCGCCAGCGGTCACGCTCGTGACACCCGCGCCGATCACCCGTTTGTCGGTTACGGTCTGCTGCCGATGACGGTTCACAGCGAACAGGGCTGCGATGTGATCTCGCGTCTGAAAGTGCGTATCAACGAAGTGTACACCGCACTGAATATGATCGACTTCGGTCTGGACAACCTGCCCGGCGGTCCGCTGATGGTGGAAGGCTTCACCTACATTCCGCATCGCTTTGCGCTGGGCTTTTCCGAAGCACCACGCGGTGACGATATTCACTGGAGCATGACCGGCGACAACCAGAAGCTGTATCGTTGGCGCTGTCGTGCGGCGACTTACGCTAACTGGCCGACCCTGCGTTACATGCTGCGCGGCAACACCGTTTCTGATGCACCGCTGATTATCGGTAGCCTTGACCCTTGCTACTCCTGTACTGACCGCATGACCGTGGTGGATGTGCGTAAGAAGAAGAGCAAAGTCGTGCCATACAAAGAACTTGAGCGCTACAGCATTGAGCGTAAAAACTCGCCGCTGAAATAA
- the hycF gene encoding formate hydrogenlyase subunit HycF: protein MFTFIKKVIKTGAPTSSYPLEPIAVDKNFRGKPEHNPQQCIGCAACVNACPSNALTVETDLASGELAWQFNLGRCIFCARCEEVCPTAAIKLSQEYELAVWKKEDFLQQSRFALCNCRVCHRPFAVQKEIDYAIALLKHNGDSRAEHHRESFETCPDCKRQKCLVPSDRIELTRHMKEAS from the coding sequence ATGTTTACCTTTATCAAAAAAGTCATCAAAACCGGCGCGCCGACTTCGTCTTATCCGCTGGAGCCGATTGCGGTTGATAAAAACTTCCGCGGTAAGCCGGAGCACAATCCGCAGCAGTGCATTGGCTGCGCGGCCTGCGTGAATGCCTGCCCGTCAAATGCGTTGACGGTGGAAACGGATCTGGCCAGCGGCGAACTGGCCTGGCAGTTCAACCTCGGGCGCTGCATTTTCTGCGCCCGCTGCGAAGAAGTGTGCCCGACGGCGGCGATCAAGCTTTCGCAGGAGTATGAACTGGCGGTGTGGAAGAAAGAGGATTTCCTCCAGCAGTCCCGTTTTGCGCTGTGCAACTGCCGCGTATGCCATCGTCCTTTCGCTGTTCAGAAAGAGATTGATTACGCCATTGCGCTGCTTAAGCACAACGGCGACAGCCGCGCGGAGCATCACCGCGAAAGCTTTGAGACCTGCCCGGACTGCAAACGTCAGAAGTGCCTGGTGCCGTCCGACCGAATTGAACTGACTCGCCATATGAAAGAGGCCAGCTGA
- a CDS encoding formate hydrogenlyase maturation HycH family protein — MSETVVFSQLSRKFIDENDATPAEAQQVVYYSLAIGHHLGIIDCLEAALICPWEAYLAWIATLEEGSEARRKMEGVPKYGEIVIDFNHVQMLAHAFDRALAVQTPEQQAWSKQMLSMLHDIHQESAIYLMVRRHRD, encoded by the coding sequence ATGAGTGAAACGGTGGTGTTCAGTCAACTGAGCCGTAAGTTTATTGATGAGAACGATGCGACGCCCGCCGAGGCGCAGCAGGTTGTCTATTACAGCCTGGCGATTGGTCACCACCTTGGGATCATCGACTGCCTGGAAGCCGCGCTGATCTGCCCGTGGGAGGCGTATCTGGCGTGGATTGCCACGCTGGAAGAGGGCAGCGAGGCCCGTCGGAAGATGGAAGGTGTGCCGAAGTATGGCGAGATCGTCATCGATTTTAATCATGTGCAAATGCTGGCGCACGCGTTTGATCGTGCGCTCGCGGTACAGACCCCGGAGCAGCAGGCATGGAGCAAACAGATGCTCAGCATGTTGCACGATATTCATCAGGAGAGCGCGATTTACCTGATGGTAAGGAGACACCGTGACTGA
- the hypA gene encoding hydrogenase maturation nickel metallochaperone HypA, whose protein sequence is MHEITLCQRALELIEQQAVAHGAKRITGVWLKIGAFSCVETSALSFCFDLVCRGTVAEGCKLHLEEQEAECWCESCQQYVTLLTQRVRRCPQCNSDTLQIVADDGLQIRRIEIDQE, encoded by the coding sequence ATGCACGAAATTACCCTTTGCCAGCGGGCACTGGAATTGATCGAACAACAGGCCGTCGCGCACGGCGCAAAACGGATAACTGGGGTCTGGCTCAAAATTGGCGCATTTTCTTGCGTAGAAACCAGCGCTCTCTCCTTTTGTTTTGATCTGGTATGCCGTGGCACCGTTGCGGAAGGTTGTAAACTGCACCTCGAGGAACAAGAAGCCGAATGCTGGTGTGAATCCTGTCAGCAATACGTCACCTTACTGACCCAACGCGTACGCCGTTGCCCGCAATGCAATAGCGACACGCTGCAAATCGTGGCCGATGACGGATTACAGATTCGACGAATAGAAATAGATCAGGAGTGA
- the hycI gene encoding hydrogenase maturation peptidase HycI has protein sequence MTDVLLCVGNSMMGDDGAGPLLAEKCAAQAKGHWVVIDGGCAPENDIVAIRELRPDRLLIVDATDMGLNPGEIRIVDPDDIAEMFMMTTHNMPLNYLVDQLKEDVGEVIFLGIQPDIVGFYYPMTQPIKDAVDTVYQRLDGWEGHGGFAELAAS, from the coding sequence GTGACTGACGTTTTATTGTGTGTTGGCAACAGCATGATGGGGGATGACGGCGCGGGTCCGCTGCTGGCAGAAAAATGCGCGGCGCAGGCGAAAGGTCACTGGGTGGTCATTGACGGAGGCTGTGCGCCGGAAAATGACATCGTGGCCATTCGCGAACTGCGCCCGGATCGTCTGCTGATCGTGGACGCTACCGACATGGGGTTGAATCCCGGCGAGATCCGCATTGTCGATCCTGACGATATCGCCGAGATGTTCATGATGACGACCCACAATATGCCGCTGAATTATCTGGTTGATCAGCTTAAAGAAGACGTCGGCGAGGTGATCTTCCTCGGGATTCAGCCGGATATCGTCGGGTTCTATTATCCTATGACTCAACCCATTAAGGATGCCGTCGACACCGTTTACCAGCGTCTCGACGGCTGGGAGGGCCACGGCGGCTTTGCGGAATTAGCGGCGTCGTGA
- the hycC gene encoding formate hydrogenlyase subunit 3, whose translation MSAISLIISGVAWFAAAAVLAFLFSFHKALSGWVAGVGGAVGCLCTAAAGFSVLINAVAVRGVMPFIGHSVQITPLNAIWLITLGLCGLFVSLYNIDWHRHPQVRANGLLVNLLMAAAVCAVAASNLGTLVVMAEIMALCAVFLTGCSKEGKLWFALGRLGTLLLAIACYLVWQRYGTLELRLLDLRTQELPLGADIWLLGVAGFGLLAGIIPLHGWVPQAHANASAPAAALFSTVVMKVGLLGILSLSLIGGNAPLWWGVLLLVLGMITAFVGGLYALMEHNIQRLLAYHTLENIGIILLGLGAGVTGIALKQPTLIALGLTGGLYHLVNHSLFKSVLFLGAGSIWFRTGHRDIEKLGGIGKRMPVISIAMLVGLMAMAALPPLNGFAGEWVIYQSFFKLGNSGAFIGRLLGPLLAVGLAITGALAVMCMAKVYGVTFLGAPRTKEAENACCAPLLMGISVVALAICCVLGGVAAPWLLPLLATAVPLPLETANTTVSQPMITLLLIACPLLPFIIMAMFKGNRLPSRSRGTAWVCGYDHEQSMVITAHGFAMPVKEAFAPVLKLRKWLNPVAWVPGWQSAAVPVLFRRLALIELAVLVVIVVSRGA comes from the coding sequence ATGAGCGCAATTTCACTGATCATCAGCGGTGTGGCCTGGTTTGCCGCCGCCGCCGTCCTGGCATTTCTGTTCTCTTTTCATAAAGCGCTTAGCGGCTGGGTTGCTGGCGTGGGCGGCGCGGTGGGGTGCTTGTGTACTGCCGCGGCGGGTTTCTCCGTGCTCATCAACGCTGTCGCGGTGCGCGGCGTGATGCCGTTTATCGGTCACAGCGTGCAAATCACCCCACTGAATGCCATCTGGCTGATTACGCTGGGGCTGTGCGGACTGTTTGTCAGTTTGTACAACATCGACTGGCATCGCCATCCGCAGGTCAGGGCCAACGGTCTGCTGGTGAATCTGCTGATGGCGGCGGCGGTGTGCGCAGTTGCCGCCAGCAATCTCGGCACGCTGGTGGTGATGGCGGAAATCATGGCGCTGTGTGCGGTGTTCCTGACCGGATGCAGCAAAGAAGGCAAGCTGTGGTTTGCGCTGGGGCGTCTCGGTACGTTGCTGCTGGCGATCGCCTGTTATCTGGTGTGGCAGCGCTATGGCACCCTTGAGTTGCGTCTCCTCGATCTGCGCACTCAGGAACTGCCGCTGGGCGCTGACATCTGGCTGCTTGGCGTGGCGGGCTTTGGTCTGCTGGCCGGGATTATTCCGCTGCACGGATGGGTGCCGCAGGCTCACGCGAACGCCAGCGCTCCAGCGGCGGCCCTGTTCTCCACCGTGGTGATGAAGGTCGGTCTACTGGGCATTCTCTCGTTATCGCTGATTGGCGGTAATGCGCCGTTGTGGTGGGGTGTGTTACTGCTGGTTCTCGGCATGATCACCGCGTTTGTCGGCGGTCTGTATGCGTTGATGGAGCACAATATTCAGCGCCTGCTGGCGTATCACACGCTGGAAAACATCGGCATTATCCTGCTCGGTCTCGGCGCAGGCGTGACCGGGATTGCTCTCAAACAACCGACGCTGATTGCGCTGGGCCTGACCGGTGGTCTCTATCACCTGGTGAACCACAGCCTGTTCAAAAGCGTGCTGTTTCTTGGCGCGGGCAGCATCTGGTTTCGTACCGGACATCGCGATATCGAAAAACTGGGCGGCATCGGTAAACGCATGCCGGTCATTTCCATTGCGATGCTGGTGGGGCTGATGGCGATGGCTGCACTGCCGCCGCTGAACGGATTTGCTGGCGAGTGGGTGATCTACCAGTCCTTCTTCAAACTGGGCAACAGCGGCGCGTTTATTGGTCGTCTGCTGGGGCCACTACTGGCGGTCGGACTGGCGATTACCGGTGCGCTGGCGGTGATGTGTATGGCGAAAGTGTATGGCGTGACCTTCCTCGGCGCGCCGCGCACGAAAGAGGCGGAAAACGCCTGCTGTGCGCCTCTCCTGATGGGCATCAGCGTCGTGGCGCTGGCGATTTGTTGCGTACTCGGCGGGGTTGCCGCGCCGTGGCTGTTGCCGCTGCTGGCGACTGCCGTACCGTTGCCGCTGGAAACCGCCAATACCACCGTATCGCAACCCATGATCACGCTGTTGCTGATTGCCTGTCCGCTGCTGCCATTCATCATCATGGCGATGTTCAAAGGCAACCGTCTGCCATCGCGTTCTCGCGGGACGGCATGGGTCTGCGGTTACGATCACGAGCAGTCGATGGTCATTACCGCGCACGGTTTCGCGATGCCAGTGAAGGAAGCCTTTGCACCGGTTCTCAAACTGCGTAAGTGGCTCAATCCGGTAGCGTGGGTTCCGGGTTGGCAAAGCGCGGCGGTACCGGTGCTGTTCCGCCGCCTGGCGCTGATCGAACTGGCCGTGCTGGTGGTGATTGTGGTTTCACGAGGAGCCTGA